A window of Phycobacter azelaicus contains these coding sequences:
- the mnmD gene encoding tRNA (5-methylaminomethyl-2-thiouridine)(34)-methyltransferase MnmD produces the protein MADQQASLSWRDGSVPVSDQFDDPYFSLQDGLAETEHVFLGGNDLPVRFRPGFHIAELGFGTGLNLMAAWKLWEESGQEGALHFTSFEAFPMAPVDMAKALEAFPAVASWAERFLAKWSGEGSCAFDTLQFQMIRDDARLSLPEWTGQADAWFLDGFSPAKNPELWGEELMAEVARHTAPGGTAATYTAAGFVRRGLEAAGFTVTRIPGYGRKRHMTKAELA, from the coding sequence ATGGCAGACCAGCAGGCCAGCCTCAGCTGGCGCGATGGCAGCGTTCCGGTGTCAGACCAGTTCGACGATCCCTATTTCTCTCTGCAGGACGGTCTCGCGGAGACTGAGCATGTGTTTCTGGGCGGCAACGATCTGCCGGTACGGTTTAGACCGGGGTTTCACATCGCAGAGTTGGGCTTTGGCACCGGGCTGAACCTGATGGCGGCGTGGAAGCTGTGGGAGGAAAGCGGTCAGGAGGGCGCGCTGCATTTCACCAGTTTCGAGGCCTTCCCGATGGCGCCTGTCGATATGGCAAAGGCGCTTGAGGCCTTTCCGGCCGTTGCCTCCTGGGCCGAGCGATTTCTGGCAAAATGGAGCGGGGAGGGCAGCTGCGCCTTTGACACTCTGCAGTTCCAGATGATCAGGGACGACGCGCGCCTGTCGCTGCCAGAGTGGACAGGGCAGGCCGATGCCTGGTTTCTGGACGGGTTTTCCCCGGCCAAAAACCCCGAGTTGTGGGGTGAAGAATTGATGGCCGAGGTTGCCCGGCATACGGCGCCCGGCGGCACGGCAGCGACCTATACGGCGGCGGGCTTCGTGCGTAGGGGACTGGAGGCGGCGGGGTTCACCGTAACGCGCATCCCCGGCTACGGGCGCAAGAGACATATGACGAAGGCAGAACTGGCATGA
- a CDS encoding DMT family transporter, translated as MSTAETHEAGNNTRLGVLLMIGATIVFALQDGISRHLAGEYNVYMVVMIRYWFLSLFVISIALRQPGGLKKVARTRQIWLQIFRGFICAAEICVMVLAFTLLGLVESHAVFVSYPLMIAALSGPILGEKVGIWRWSAILVGFLGVLIILEPGVGVFQPAALVPLLAALMFALYGLLTRYAARKDNSATSFFYVGVVGVVFMTPIGLWNWEAMSAPDWGWMGLLCLTGALGHYLLIRCYEAAEASAVQPFAYLQLPWAAMLGLVVFSETIRFNVALGAGIVVAAGLFTLWRERRKG; from the coding sequence ATGAGCACCGCAGAGACACACGAGGCAGGCAACAACACGCGCCTTGGCGTGCTGCTGATGATTGGCGCCACGATCGTCTTTGCCCTGCAGGACGGGATTTCGCGCCATCTGGCCGGGGAATACAACGTCTATATGGTGGTGATGATCCGCTACTGGTTCCTGTCGCTTTTCGTGATCTCCATTGCTTTGCGCCAACCGGGGGGGCTGAAAAAGGTCGCCCGCACCCGGCAGATCTGGCTGCAGATCTTCCGGGGCTTCATCTGTGCGGCCGAAATCTGCGTCATGGTGCTGGCCTTTACCCTTTTGGGGTTGGTGGAAAGCCACGCGGTCTTTGTCTCATATCCGTTGATGATCGCGGCCCTGTCTGGGCCAATTCTGGGAGAGAAGGTCGGGATCTGGCGCTGGAGTGCGATTCTGGTCGGGTTCCTTGGCGTTCTGATCATCCTCGAACCTGGCGTCGGTGTGTTTCAGCCCGCAGCCCTGGTGCCGCTTTTGGCCGCCTTGATGTTCGCCCTTTACGGGCTGCTGACGCGCTATGCGGCGCGAAAGGACAATTCGGCGACCAGTTTCTTTTATGTGGGTGTTGTCGGCGTAGTCTTCATGACCCCGATTGGCCTCTGGAATTGGGAGGCGATGAGCGCGCCGGATTGGGGCTGGATGGGGCTCTTGTGCCTCACCGGCGCGCTGGGTCACTACCTGCTGATCCGCTGTTATGAGGCCGCAGAAGCCAGCGCAGTACAGCCTTTTGCCTATCTGCAACTGCCCTGGGCGGCGATGCTGGGGCTTGTGGTGTTCTCCGAGACGATCCGCTTCAACGTGGCGCTTGGGGCGGGCATCGTCGTGGCAGCCGGGCTGTTCACCCTATGGCGCGAACGCCGCAAGGGTTGA
- a CDS encoding lytic transglycosylase domain-containing protein produces MTRILALILLILPILGSGPAWSDSLSEAMELVRDRDWDAAAERAGPEATVARDLVEWHRLRAGEGTSREVMTFLARRPDWPGLPYLRRQQEENLAKAPHPVTISFYSDHSPETAEGALSLARALIRAGRRSEGETEIIRAWQTMPMTEELQKAFLADFGALITPHHTARLDRLLWDHHLVSSRRMLELVPEGHRKLAEARIALQERAAGVDAKIAAVPDSLKDDAGLAYDRFDWRDQKGRRESAIQMLMERSVSAEKLGRPEDWLRRRRDLARQDMRDGNNERAYQLAAYHFSTPEAGYGYSDCEWLAGYIALRKLNDAALAAQHFERFLASVETPISVGRGGYWLGRAYAALGQVEKAHAAYSKGAAFQTSFYGILAAEALGRPFDPDLANPPALPDWRSAAFLNSSVAEAGLQLLRAGELSLGERFLTHLTESLPTEQAFQMGQMAVEMNQPHLAVMIGKRAAQYGIELKGAYYPLHPVAEQKLPMAPEMTLAIARRESEFDPGVISHAGARGLMQVMPTTAKLVAGELGILDKHKTARLTAEWDYNATLGAQYLARLAEEFGGNVVMMAAGYNAGPRRPIAWMERYGDPRDGTPDVIDWIEHIPFNETRNYVMRVTESLPVYRARLGKVPLPIPFSRELKGSTLAAFAP; encoded by the coding sequence ATGACACGCATTCTGGCCCTCATTCTGCTGATCCTTCCGATCCTTGGCTCGGGCCCGGCGTGGTCTGACAGCTTGTCCGAAGCGATGGAGTTGGTGCGAGACAGGGACTGGGACGCGGCCGCTGAAAGAGCAGGTCCCGAGGCGACCGTCGCCCGCGATTTGGTTGAATGGCACCGGCTGCGCGCGGGTGAAGGAACGTCGCGTGAGGTTATGACCTTCCTGGCACGGCGTCCGGACTGGCCGGGTCTGCCTTACCTGCGCCGTCAACAAGAGGAAAACCTCGCCAAGGCGCCTCACCCTGTCACGATCTCTTTTTATTCGGACCACAGCCCCGAAACGGCCGAAGGCGCGTTGAGCCTTGCCCGCGCCCTCATCCGCGCGGGGCGCCGCAGCGAGGGAGAGACCGAAATCATTCGCGCCTGGCAAACCATGCCTATGACCGAAGAGCTTCAGAAGGCATTCCTTGCGGATTTTGGCGCCCTGATCACACCGCATCACACTGCGCGGCTGGACCGGCTCTTGTGGGATCATCATCTTGTCAGCTCACGCCGGATGCTCGAACTGGTGCCGGAAGGGCATCGCAAACTGGCCGAGGCGCGCATTGCGCTGCAGGAACGCGCCGCCGGGGTGGATGCAAAGATCGCCGCTGTCCCGGACAGTCTGAAAGACGATGCTGGCCTTGCCTATGACCGCTTTGACTGGCGTGATCAGAAGGGTCGACGCGAAAGCGCCATCCAAATGCTGATGGAGCGCAGCGTGAGCGCCGAAAAGCTTGGCCGCCCCGAAGACTGGCTGCGCCGCCGCCGGGATCTGGCCCGTCAGGACATGCGCGATGGCAACAATGAACGCGCTTACCAGCTTGCGGCCTATCACTTTTCCACGCCAGAGGCGGGCTATGGATATTCTGACTGTGAATGGCTGGCTGGTTACATCGCCCTGCGAAAGCTCAATGATGCCGCGCTGGCCGCGCAGCATTTCGAGCGTTTCCTTGCTTCGGTCGAAACGCCCATCTCGGTCGGTCGTGGCGGCTATTGGCTGGGCCGCGCATATGCCGCGCTTGGCCAGGTGGAAAAGGCCCATGCCGCGTATTCAAAGGGCGCGGCCTTTCAGACCTCTTTCTACGGCATTCTTGCCGCTGAAGCGCTGGGGCGCCCGTTTGATCCTGACCTGGCAAACCCACCCGCACTGCCGGACTGGCGCAGCGCCGCCTTCCTGAACTCTTCGGTCGCCGAGGCTGGGCTTCAATTGCTCCGCGCGGGAGAGCTTTCACTGGGTGAACGTTTTCTTACCCATCTGACCGAAAGCCTGCCAACGGAACAGGCCTTCCAGATGGGACAGATGGCCGTCGAAATGAACCAACCGCACCTTGCGGTGATGATTGGGAAGCGTGCAGCGCAGTATGGTATTGAACTGAAAGGGGCCTACTATCCCCTACATCCGGTAGCCGAGCAGAAGCTGCCGATGGCGCCGGAGATGACCCTCGCCATCGCCCGCCGCGAAAGCGAATTCGACCCCGGCGTAATCAGCCACGCCGGCGCGCGCGGGTTGATGCAGGTGATGCCGACGACGGCCAAACTGGTCGCGGGGGAACTGGGTATTCTGGACAAGCACAAAACCGCCCGCCTGACTGCTGAGTGGGACTATAACGCCACCCTCGGCGCGCAGTATCTTGCACGCCTTGCCGAAGAATTTGGTGGCAACGTGGTGATGATGGCCGCGGGCTACAACGCAGGCCCTAGACGCCCTATCGCCTGGATGGAGCGCTATGGTGATCCCCGCGACGGTACACCCGATGTCATCGACTGGATCGAGCACATCCCCTTCAATGAGACCCGCAACTACGTGATGCGCGTCACCGAAAGCCTGCCGGTCTACCGCGCCCGGCTGGGCAAGGTGCCGCTGCCGATCCCGTTCTCACGGGAACTCAAGGGCTCAACCCTTGCGGCGTTCGCGCCATAG
- the dapA gene encoding 4-hydroxy-tetrahydrodipicolinate synthase, producing the protein MFKGSMPALVTPFRNGELDLDTLKHLVEWHIEQGSTGLVPVGTTGESPTLSHEEHETVIAEVVKAAAGRVPVIAGAGSNNTVEAIRFVEFAARIGADAALVVTPYYNKPTQRGMVAHFTALHDCADIPIIIYNIPPRSVVDMLPATMGELAKLPRIVGVKDATGKLERVSQQRASCGADFIQLSGEDATALGFNAHGGVGCISVTANVAPKLCAEFQAATLAGDYKTALEYQDRLMPLHEAIFIEPGLVGAKYGLSKLGLCSEEVRCPLTTLEDSTKAAIDAAMKHAGLL; encoded by the coding sequence ATGTTCAAAGGCTCTATGCCAGCCCTCGTCACCCCGTTTCGCAACGGCGAGCTGGATCTGGATACGCTCAAACACTTGGTAGAATGGCATATCGAGCAAGGTTCGACTGGTCTGGTGCCCGTTGGCACCACCGGAGAAAGCCCGACTCTAAGCCATGAAGAGCATGAAACCGTGATCGCGGAGGTCGTGAAGGCCGCAGCTGGCCGGGTGCCGGTCATCGCGGGCGCGGGCTCCAACAATACGGTCGAGGCGATTCGCTTTGTTGAATTCGCCGCGCGCATTGGCGCCGATGCGGCCCTTGTGGTGACGCCCTATTACAACAAGCCGACACAGCGCGGCATGGTGGCGCATTTCACCGCCCTGCACGACTGCGCCGATATTCCGATCATCATCTACAACATCCCGCCGCGCTCGGTCGTGGACATGCTGCCCGCCACCATGGGTGAGCTGGCCAAGCTGCCGCGCATCGTCGGCGTCAAGGATGCCACCGGCAAGCTGGAGCGCGTCAGCCAGCAGCGTGCGTCCTGTGGAGCGGATTTCATCCAGCTGTCGGGCGAAGACGCCACCGCGCTGGGCTTCAACGCCCATGGCGGTGTCGGCTGCATCTCGGTCACCGCGAACGTGGCGCCGAAGCTTTGCGCCGAGTTCCAGGCGGCGACTCTGGCCGGTGATTACAAGACCGCGCTCGAATATCAGGACCGGCTGATGCCCCTGCACGAGGCGATCTTTATCGAGCCGGGCCTTGTGGGGGCAAAGTACGGCCTGTCGAAACTGGGCCTGTGCAGCGAAGAGGTCCGCTGTCCGCTGACCACGCTGGAAGACAGCACCAAGGCAGCGATCGACGCGGCGATGAAGCACGCAGGCCTGCTCTAA